Proteins from one Impatiens glandulifera chromosome 2, dImpGla2.1, whole genome shotgun sequence genomic window:
- the LOC124925973 gene encoding basic leucine zipper 23-like: MDDGEAAEHSERVLLANPETSGDAHGTASMDSLLDEFLNTRTCTHTHSCNPPGPDLSHTHTCYHTHTQLFPPDGEDGTPPVSNPRKPSGNREAVRKYREKRKAHTAYLEEEVKKLRVLNQQLTKKLQRQSTLESEILNLRGLLSNVKGKIDDELGVFPFLDQYNTTAVFKDGNNNSNLMNFLQCENEIQCFPPSCMETSLIQFENNGENGKMEMEIPYVGGHCNGLLTSTSQAEAESDS; encoded by the coding sequence ATGGATGATGGAGAGGCAGCAGAGCACTCTGAACGCGTTTTACTGGCGAATCCAGAGACATCTGGCGACGCCCATGGCACAGCCTCAATGGATTCCCTTCTTGATGAGTTCCTGAACACTAGAACTTGCACGCATACTCACAGTTGCAACCCTCCTGGACCCGATTTGTCGCATACACACACGTGCTATCATACCCACACGCAACTCTTCCCACCCGACGGAGAAGATGGAACCCCACCCGTCTCAAACCCTAGAAAACCTTCTGGGAACAGAGAAGCGGTCCGGAAGTATAGAGAGAAGAGGAAGGCTCACACTGCATACTTAGAGGAGGAAGTAAAGAAACTGAGGGTTTTGAATCAACAATTAACGAAGAAACTGCAGAGACAATCGACGCTGGAAAGCGAGATTCTGAATTTGAGAGGGTTGTTGAGTAACGTGAAAGGGAAGATTGACGACGAATTGGGAGTCTTCCCCTTTCTGGATCAATACAACACTACCGCCGTATTCAAGGATGGTAATAATAACAGTAATTTGATGAATTTCTTACAGTGCGAAAATGAAATCCAGTGTTTTCCCCCTTCCTGTATGGAAACTTCATTGATTCAGTTTGAGAACAATGGTGAGAATGGgaagatggagatggagatacCTTATGTTGGCGGCCATTGTAATGGTTTGTTGACATCGACTTCTCAAGCTGAAGCTGAATCTGATTCTTGA
- the LOC124925971 gene encoding putative disease resistance RPP13-like protein 1 — translation MVLWEAVLSPALQVLFDKLSSGDLRKFLETCKVQELLIEKLKIAYFTNTAVVDDAEEKQYHNPAIETWLHMLKVSVYEAEDILDELATEALRHKQQQQQQHYSTGNQVRNWSFTSLNPFVNGVNSKIEYLVEKLEYIAKQKDGLGLNSGGRGGLSQSGFSWRTPSTPLLIESHVYGREAAKEEIIPLLCEDHQVVDGSSTTTSTAGFAVVPIIGMGRIGKTTLAKIVYNDRRIDDYFDVKAWAWVSDSFDVTSVTRTLVESVTGKPSNTTNLELLQSSLRRELNKKKFLIVLDDVWNENYDKWSELVTPFAVGKQHSKIIVTTRNKEVLSIMNSIDHPYQLKEMSDNSCLSLFQQHAFRSRNPNAYPELQAIGTEMAYKCKGLPLAVKTLGGLLASKPDVNWWRGILRSNLWDLPQHKDAILPALRLSYHHLPMNLKRCFAYCSIFPKGCEFHRKTLVLLWMAEGFIQQSGNLESLEDLGNEYFDNLLSRSFFQESLHSQSMYVMHDLINDLAHSISRKMCIRLEDPSSSSWSSRQPEFSENARHFSYIRTKYDVFKRFESLYNVKKLRTFLSFPPRSVSEVCYLTKVVPNDILPKLRCLRVLSLNGYCIKELPDTICGLKQLRYLDLSCTEIEKLPKSFCTLYNLQTLILCECSFLIELPADLAVLVNLQHLDITGSGIEKMPTRIENLTNLRTLSDFIIGTSKGELVVDADGFRIGEAVGGATGSGISDLRKLSNLQGKLSISGLENVVTALDAKRARLENKIGINELMFVWGSSLNESRNELIELVVLEMLQPHKEIQRLTIENFGGLGFPTWIGDPSFSKLVYLNLIDCQRCIRIPSVGQLPFLKSLFIKGMTGIKSIGTELYGYHSQPFPLLETLSFEDMLEWEEWSTPSEVEGFPNLSQLCILRCPKLQGQLPNHLSQLSKLVLNGIQRMSSSLPRLPLLHELEVKECDQGIFSGELDFRNLVTLRMHSVSNLTWLHGGMVRSLTRVEQLAIVDCPRLAFLSNEEVGFEHLHCLKQLVVQNCPLLVFLFEEKDMPGKLEYLELDSCHSLKKLPKEFHKLTSLQELTIKDCPRLKSFSETDFPSQLRSITIRGCNWESIPASLITNCPSLENVYISGCYSLISFPDGDRKTPTTFKHLSIDLCPSLESLPKGMMLASNSSLEVLEIFDCSSIVSFPKGQLPVTLKNLNLWNCAKLESLKGVMTLALSLESFRIGNCIKLQFLPDSLHGFVNLEYFEIDECPSLVSFPQEGLPINLKTVHIGNCENLLALPKRMQHLTSLQELEIFDCPSIVCFPEGGFPINLLSLEIKGCANLKPLPDWGLERLCSLRKFSIYGACLDLTYFPDWLLPSTLTTLHIGRLPNLTSLSDCLCNLVSLEELKIKECPELAHLPNEGLPATLSYLEISSCALLERHCETNMAKIDHIPCIVM, via the coding sequence ATGGTTTTGTGGGAAGCTGTTCTATCACCAGCACTTCAGGTCCTGTTTGACAAGTTATCTTCAGGGGATTTGAGGAAATTCCTAGAGACCTGCAAAGTTCAAGAATTGCTAATTGAAAAGCTCAAGATTGCCTATTTCACCAACACCGCTGTTGTTGATGATGCAGAGGAGAAGCAGTACCACAATCCAGCCATCGAAACGTGGCTTCACATGCTCAAAGTTTCCGTCTATGAAGCCGAGGACATATTAGATGAACTCGCAACTGAAGCTTTAAGGCacaagcagcagcagcagcagcagcactACTCAACCGGAAACCAGGTGCGAAATTGGAGTTTTACCTCTTTAAATCCATTTGTCAACGGGGTCAATTCCAAGATCGAGTATCTCGTCGAGAAGCTGGAGTACATTGCCAAACAAAAAGACGGCCTGGGTTTAAATAGCGGCGGTAGAGGGGGATTGTCTCAGTCTGGTTTCAGTTGGAGAACTCCCTCTACGCCATTGTTGATTGAATCTCATGTTTATGGTCGAGAGGCAGCCAAAGAGGAAATTATTCCATTACTATGCGAGGATCATCAAGTGGTGGATGGTAGTAGTACTACTACCTCTACTGCTGGCTTTGCTGTAGTTCCAATAATTGGGATGGGCAGGATTGGAAAGACCACTCTAGCGAAAATAGTCTATAACGACAGGAGAATCGACGATTATTTCGACGTGAAAGCGTGGGCGTGGGTATCCGATAGTTTCGATGTCACCAGCGTAACCAGAACGCTTGTTGAGTCGGTCACGGGTAAGCCCAGTAACACGACCAACTTGGAACTGCTTCAGAGCAGTTTGAGAAGGGAATTGAACAAGAAGAAGTTCCTTATTGTATTGGACGATGTGTGGAATGAGAACTACGATAAATGGAGTGAACTAGTCACTCCTTTTGCGGTTGGGAAGCAACATAGTAAGATCATCGTGACAACTCGGAATAAGGAGGTTTTGTCCATAATGAACTCAATTGACCACCCATACCAACTCAAGGAAATGTCGGATAATTCATGTTTGTCTTTGTTTCAACAACATGCATTTAGAAGTCGCAATCCAAATGCCTATCCAGAACTACAAGCAATTGGTACAGAAATGGCTTACAAGTGTAAAGGCTTACCTTTGGCAGTTAAGACGCTAGGAGGCCTATTGGCTTCCAAACCCGACGTGAACTGGTGGCGTGGAATACTCCGTAGCAACTTGTGGGATTTACCGCAACATAAAGACGCTATTCTACCTGCACTAAGATTGAGCTACCATCATCTCCCCATGAATTTAAAGAGGTGTTTCGCATATTGTTCAATATTCCCAAAGGGATGTGAATTCCATAGGAAGACATTAGTCTTACTTTGGATGGCAGAAGGTTTCATACAACAAAGTGGCAATCTTGAAAGCTTGGAAGACCTAGGTAATGAATATTTCGACAATTTACTCTCGAGGTCCTTCTTTCAAGAATCGTTACATAGTCAGTCTATGTATGTGATGCACGACTTAATCAATGATCTAGCTCACTCTATATCGAGAAAAATGTGCATAAGGTTGGAGGACCCATCGAGCTCGAGCTGGAGCTCAAGACAGCCCGAGTTCTCTGAGAATGCTcgtcatttttcatatatacgTACAAAGTATGATGTTTTCAAGAGATTTGAATCATTGTATAATGTAAAGAAGCTACGCACCTTCTTATCATTTCCCCCTCGATCCGTTTCAGAGGTCTGCTACTTAACCAAGGTTGTTCCGAACGACATTCTACCCAAGTTAAGATGTTTGCGGGTGTTATCGTTGAACGGATATTGCATCAAAGAGCTCCCAGACACGATTTGTGGTTTGAAACAACTTAGGTATCTAGATCTCTCTTGCACTGAAATAGAGAAGCTTCCGAAATCATTTTGTACTTTGTACAATCTACAAACATTAATACTATGTGAATGCAGTTTTCTTATTGAGTTGCCTGCTGATCTAGCAGTACTAGTGAACCTGCAACATCTAGACATTACAGGGAGTGGAATAGAAAAGATGCCGACGAGAATTGAGAACTTGACAAACCTCAGGACATTATCGGACTTCATTATCGGTACTTCCAAAGGCGAGCTTGTGGTCGATGCTGATGGATTTCGAATAGGAGAGGCAGTTGGTGGTGCTACAGGATCTGGGATAAGTGATCTGAGGAAGTTATCAAACCTTCAAGGAAAGCTCTCCATTTCAGGACTGGAGAATGTGGTAACCGCCTTGGATGCAAAAAGAGCTCGTCTGGAAAACAAGATAGGCATCAATGAACTCATGTTTGTTTGGGGAAGCAGTTTAAATGAATCAAGAAATGAACTGATTGAATTGGTTGTTCTTGAGATGCTACAACCCCACAAAGAGATTCAAAGGCTTACTATTGAAAACTTTGGTGGATTAGGATTTCCCACATGGATTGGAGATCCGTCTTTCAGTAAGCTTGTCTACTTGAACTTGATTGATTGCCAAAGATGCATTCGAATTCCCTCTGTTGGTCAGCTACCATTTCTTAAAAGTCTCTTTATTAAGGGAATGACTGGAATAAAGAGTATAGGCACTGAATTATATGGATATCACTCCCAACCGTTTCCTTTGTTGGAAACCCTAAGTTTCGAGGATATGCTGGAATGGGAGGAGTGGTCAACGCCATCGGAGGTCGAGGGATTCCCTAATCTCAGTCAGCTTTGCATACTGAGATGTCCTAAGCTACAAGGTCAACTTCCAAACCATCTTTCTCAGCTATCTAAGCTCGTGCTGAATGGAATCCAAAGGATGTCATCTTCTCTCCCAAGGCTtccacttcttcatgaattaGAGGTCAAGGAATGTGATCAAGGCATATTTAGCGGTGAACTTGACTTCAGAAACCTCGTTACATTGAGAATGCATAGTGTTTCCAATCTGACATGGCTTCATGGAGGAATGGTTAGGTCCTTAACTAGAGTTGAACAATTGGCAATTGTCGATTGTCCCAGGCTCGCCTTTCTATCGAATGAAGAGGTGGGATTCGAACATCTGCATTGTCTTAAGCAGCTCGTGGTTCAAAACTGCCCACTATTGGTTTTCTTGTTTGAAGAGAAGGACATGCCAGGAAAACTGGAATATTTGGAGCTAGATTCTTGTCATAGCCTGAAGAAACTTCCAAAAGAATTTCACAAGTTAACGTCTCTTCAGGAATTGACGATCAAAGACTGCCCGAGGCTTAAATCCTTCTCAGAGACTGATTTTCCATCTCAACTGAGGAGCATTACAATTCGAGGGTGTAACTGGGAATCAATACCAGCCTCTCTTATAACCAACTGTCCGTCTCTTGAGAATGTGTACATCAGCGGTTGTTACTCCCTCATTTCATTCCCGGATGGAGATAGAAAGACTCCCACCACTTTCAAGCATTTGAGCATTGATCTATGCCCCAGTCTGGAGTCGCTCCCGAAAGGAATGATGCTTGCAAGCAACTCCTCTCTTGAAGTTCTAGAGATTTTCGACTGTTCCTCAATCGTGTCATTCCCGAAAGGACAGTTGCCTGTGACATTGAAGAATCTGAATCTGTGGAACTGTGCCAAGTTAGAATCGCTGAAAGGGGTGATGACACTGGCATTGTCTCTTGAATCGTTTCGAATTGGAAACTGCATCAAACTTCAATTCTTGCCAGATAGCCTGCATGGATTTGTGAATCTAGAGTATTTTGAAATTGATGAATGCCCTAGTCTAGTTTCGTTTCCTCAAGAAGGGCTTCCGATAAATCTGAAAACAGTTCATATAGGGAATTGTGAGAACCTTCTGGCGTTACCAAAGCGGATGCAACACCTGACTTCTCTTCAAGAACTGGAGATATTTGATTGTCCAAGCATAGTTTGTTTTCCAGAAGGCGGTTTTCCAATTAACCTCCTTTCTTTGGAGATCAAAGGCTGTGCTAATTTGAAGCCTTTGCCTGACTGGGGATTGGAGAGGCTCTGCTCACTTAGAAAATTCTCCATCTATGGTGCTTGCCTGGATCTCACTTATTTTCCTGATTGGCTTCTTCCATCTACCTTAACCACTCTTCATATTGGAAGGCTACCAAACCTGACATCTTTATCTGACTGCCTTTGCAATTTAGTATCCTTAGAGGAACTGAAGATCAAGGAATGTCCGGAACTCGCTCATTTGCCAAACGAAGGGCTTCCTGCTACACTTTCTTATCTTGAGATTAGTTCATGTGCTCTGCTTGAACGACACTGCGAAACGAATATGGCCAAAATAGATCACATTCCTTGCATAGTTATGTAA
- the LOC124925972 gene encoding pheophytinase, chloroplastic-like, translated as MGVISTSTPCFHVASLRRFRFFSQSGIQTGRHRTTTLSVTVTNSSNYRNVAESREPLLSKTISLPGLPDDEDSEASISTCFWEWKPKITVHYQAAGSENFNSPAVLFLPGFGVGSFHYDKQLKDLGRDFRVWAIDFLGQGMSLPSEDPTSTQDGNTSSWGFGNEAQPWAEGLVYSIDLWRDQVQCFIQEVIKEPVYIVGNSLGGYVAIYSAAMNPRLVKGVTLLNATPFWGFLPNPTRSPRLARFFPWAGTFPLPDTIKKLSLIIWQKIIDPDSIAEILKQVYADQSTKVDKVFPRIVEITQHPAAAASFVSIMCAPQAQLSFNEALDMCEGNNTPICLVYGKEDPWVKPIWGHQVKKKLREAPYYQISPAGHCPHDELPEVVNYLLRGWMNNIESRGLVALPLLDGTEAREVEYFREGSRRSASVQFFGSRVSLWSLVSSYLKSRLV; from the exons ATGGGTGTTATTTCTACTTCCACACCATGCTTTCACGTCGCAAGTTTAAGGCGGTTTAGATTCTTCAGTCAATCGGGAATTCAAACAGGAAGACATAGAACAACAACACTTTCTGTTACTGTCACTAATTCTAGCAATTACAGGAATGTTGCTGAAAGTAGAGAACCGTTATTATCTAAAACTATTTCACTACCAGGTTTGCCAGATGATGAAGATTCAGAGGCTTCAATCAGCACTTGTTTCTGGGAATGGAAACCTAAGATTACAGTTCACTATCAAGCAGCTGGATCTGAGAATTTCAACTCCCCTGCAGTACTCTTTCTTCCCGGTTTTGGCGTTGGTTCCTTTCATTATGACAAGCAGTTAAAGGACTTGGGTCGTGATTTCAGAGTTTGGGCAATTGATTTTCTTGGACAAGGCATGTCATTGCCTTCTGAAGATCCTACTTCAACCCAGGATGGGAATACTTCTTCTTGGGGATTCGGAAATGAAGCACAGCCTTGGGCTGAAGGACTTGTTTACTCTATTGATCTATGGAGGGATCAAGTTCAATGTTTCATACAAGAG GTCATCAAAGAACCAGTTTATATTGTGGGGAACTCACTTGGAGGATATGTTGCAATCTATTCTGCTGCAATGAATCCTCGGCTTGTGAAAGGGGTTACCTTACTCAATGCGACGCCGTTTTGGGGATTTCTTCCTAATCCTACTAGGTCTCCAAGGCTGGCTAGGTTTTTTCCATGGGCAGGAACATTTCCTCTCCCTGATACCATCAAGAAGCTCTCACTGATCAT TTGGCAGAAGATAATTGATCCTGATAGCATAGCAGAGATTCTCAAGCAAGTCTATGCAGATCAGTCAACGAAAGTAGACAAAGTTTTCCCACGCATAGTTGAGATAACACAGCATCCGGCTGCAGCAGCATCATTTGTCTCAATTATGTGTGCCCCTCAGGCTCAACTATCATTCAACGAGGCTTTAGATAT GTGTGAAGGGAATAATACTCCAATCTGTCTCGTGTATGGAAAAGAAGATCCTTGGGTGAAACCTATATGGGGTCATCAGGTGAAAAAAAAGTTACGAGAAGCTCCATATTACCAAATTAGCCCTGCTGGACACTGCCCTCATGATGAGCTTCCTGAG GTTGTGAATTATTTGCTACGAGGGTGGATGAATAACATAGAATCTCGAGGTTTGGTCGCATTACCCCTGCTAGACGGAACAGAAGCCAGAGAAGTTGAATATTTTAGGGAAGGTTCTAGAAGATCAGCGAGTGTGCAGTTCTTTGGGTCTAGAGTGTCTCTATGGAGCCTGGTTAGTTCTTACCTTAAATCTCGACTCGTATAA